A window from Setaria italica strain Yugu1 chromosome VIII, Setaria_italica_v2.0, whole genome shotgun sequence encodes these proteins:
- the LOC101781034 gene encoding WUSCHEL-related homeobox 3A, with amino-acid sequence MPQTPSTRWCPTPEQLMILEEMYRSGVRTPNAAEIQQITAHLAYYGRIEGKNVFYWFQNHKARERQRLRRRLCARHQQQTQPAAVAPPPGPGPGPGPSPAGGSSAAGVHPAVMQLHHHHPYATCSFMPHHPHHLGGYLGHQQQQQQAATLPAVPAAAGAGGKAMLSNHQQPEWETMEHCNATASGGSSDELPPCCRRPLKTLDLFPTKSTGLKDECSSSKSSSCSTSTN; translated from the exons ATGCCTCAGACGCCGTCGACCCGTTGGTGCCCGACTCCGGAGCAGCTGATGATCCTGGAGGAGATGTACCGCAGCGGCGTGAGGACGCCGAACGCGGCGGAGATCCAGCAGATCACGGCGCACCTCGCCTACTACGGCCGCATCGAGGGCAAGAATGTCTTCTACTGGTTCCAGAACCACAAGGCACGCGAGCGCCAGCGTCTCCGCCGACGCCTCTGCGCCCGCCACCAGCAGCAGAcccagcccgccgccgtggctcctcctcccggtcccggtcccggtcccggtcccagtccggccggcggcagcagcgccgccggtgTGCACCCGGCGGTGATGCagctgcaccaccaccacccctacGCAACGTGCAGCTTCATGCCGCACCACCCCCACCACCTG GGGGGCTACTTggggcaccagcagcagcagcagcaggcagccaCCCTTCCAGCTGTTCCGGCAGCTGCAGGAGCTGGAGGCAAGGCTATGCTGAGCAACCATCAGCAGCCGGAGTGGGAGACGATGGAGCACTGCAACGCCACCGCATCCGGCGGCAGCTCCGACGAGCTGCCGCCATGCTGCCGTCGCCCTCTGAAAACCCTGGACCTCTTCCCCACCAAGAGCACTGGCCTCAAGGACGAGTGCAGCAGCTCCAAGtcctcctcctgctctacatccaCCAACTAA
- the LOC101781435 gene encoding phototropin-1A produces the protein MASKGLPRDSRGSLEVFNPNAASASAAASASSAAASIRPAKPTSPFLLPPPAADDAAAVGRAAQRAAEWGLVLQTDDHTGRPQGVTARPSGGSASASTRTSDSLDGIPRALPRVSEELRAALSAFQQTFVVSDATRPDHPILYASAGFFNMTGYSSNEVVGRNCRFLQGSGTDPAEIAKIRHALAAGSNYCGRVLNYKKDGTPFWNLLTVAPIKDEDGRVLKFIGMQVEVSKYTEGTKDTAVRPNGLPESLIKYDARQKDQARSSVSELLLALKNPRSLSESRNSTFKRKSQESEVPGKRSSESGSRRNSRSGMRNSLQKISEVPEGGNKTRKSGLRSFMGFLGMGHGNVEKNMLKPRDDPLLDSDDERPESFDDDFRRKEMRRGIDLATTLERIEKNFVITDPRLPDNPIIFASDSFLQLTEYSREEILGRNCRFLQGPETDRGTVKKIRDAIDNQTEVTVQLINYTKSGKKFWNLFHLQPMRDQKGDVQYFIGVQLDGTERVRDAAAKDGAMLVKNTADNIDEAAKELPDANLRPEDLWANHSKPVLPKPHMKDTASWRAIQKVLESGESIDLKHFRPVKPLGSGDTGSVHLVELRGTGEYFAMKAMDKSVMLNRNKVHRATAERQILDMLDHPFLPTLYASFQTKTHICLITDYYSGGELFMLLDRQPMKVLKEDAVRFYAAEVVTALEYLHCQGIIYRDLKPENILLNREGHMSLTDFDLSCLTSCQPQVFLSEESDKKKRRKSRGSPIFFAEPMRASNSFVGTEEYIAPEIITGAGHTSAVDWWALGILLYEMLYGYTPFRGKTRQRTFANILHKDMRFPASIEVSLAGRQLMYRLLHRDPANRLGSYEGASEIKRHPFFRGINWALVRAATPPKLAQVEVEVEVEAPLQLQETAAADALTDMF, from the exons ATGGCTTCCAAAG GACTTCCGCGCGACTCCCGTGGGTCCCTCGAGGTCTTCAATCCcaacgccgcctccgcctccgccgccgcctccgcctcctccgccgccgcttccatCCGGCCGGCGAAGCCAACCTCCCCATTCCTCCTGCCGCCCCCAGCGGCGGATGATGCTGCTGCCGTGGGCCGGGCCGCGCAGAGGGCCGCCGAGTGGGGCCTCGTCCTCCAGACCGACGACCACACCGGCCGCCCCCAGGGCGTCACCGCCCGACCCTCCGGCGGCTCTGCTTCTGCTAGTACCCGCACCAGCGACTCCCTCGACGGCATCCCCAGGGCCCTCCCCCGGGTTTCGGAGGAGCTCCGCGCCGCTCTCTCCGCCTTCCAGCAGACCTTCGTGGTGTCGGACGCCACCCGCCCCGACCACCCCATCCTTTACGCCAGCGCCGGATTCTTCAACATGACCGGCTACTCATCCAACGAGGTCGTCGGAAGGAACTG CCGCTTCCTTCAGGGCTCCGGGACGGACCCTGCAGAGATCGCAAAGATCAGGCACGCGCTCGCAGCTGGCTCAAACTACTGCGGCCGTGTTCTCAACTACAAGAAGGACGGCACGCCATTCTGGAACCTCTTGACCGTTGCCCCCATCAAGGATGAGGATGGCAGGGTCCTCAAGTTCATCGG GATGCAAGTGGAAGTGAGTAAGTACACTGAAGGGACCAAGGATACAGCAGTTCGCCCGAATGGATTGCCAGAATCACTAATCAAATATGATG CAAGACAGAAGGATCAGGCCCGTAGCTCTGTCTCTGAGCTTCTTCTTGCCCTCAAGAATCCACGCTCCTTGTCAGAATCAAGAAATAGCACCTTTAAAAGAAAATCGCAGGAATCAGAAGTTCCTGGCAAGAGAAGCTCTGAAAGTGGATCTCGCCGCAACTCTCGAAGTGGAATGAGAAACTCTCTGCAGAAAATTAGTGAAGTGCCTGAAGGAGGGAATAAAACTAGAAAATCTGGCTTGCGTTCATTTATGGG TTTTCTTGGTATGGGCCATGGAAATGTAGAGAAGAACATGCTGAAACCAAGAGATGATCCGCTACTTGACAGTGATGACGAAAGACCTGAAAGCTTTGATGACGATTTCAGGAGGAAAGAAATGAGAAGGGGTATAGACTTGGCTACTACACTTGAACGTATTGAAAAGAATTTTGTCATCACCGATCCGAGGTTACCTGATAATCCAATT ATATTTGCGTCGGATAGCTTTTTGCAATTGACAGAGTATAGCCGTGAAGAAATATTGGGAAGAAACTGCAG GTTTCTTCAAGGACCTGAAACTGACCGTGGGACAGTAAAGAAAATAAGAGATGCCATAGATAACCAAACAGAGGTCACCGTTCAGTTAATAAATTATACAAAGAGCG GCAAAAAATTCTGGAACCTCTTTCACTTGCAACCAATGCGTGATCAGAAG GGTGATGTTCAGTACTTCATTGGGGTTCAGTTAGATGGAACTGAACGTGTTCGAGATGCTGCTGCAAAAGATGGTGCCATGCTG GTTAAGAACACTGCAGACAATATTGACGAGGCTGCAAAGGAACTTCCTGATGCTAATTTG AGACCGGAGGATCTATGGGCTAATCACTCAAAACCAGTCTTGCCGAAGCCACATATGAAGGATACTGCATCATGGAGAGCCATCCAAAAG GTTCTTGAGAGTGGTGAAAGCATTGATTTGAAACATTTCAGGCCTGTAAAACCTTTAGGATCTGGTGACACTGGCAG TGTCCACTTGGTTGAGTTGCGTGGCACAGGTGAATACTTTGCCATGAAAGCTATGGATAAAAGTGTGATGCTTAACCGAAACAAG GTCCATAGAGCTACCGCTGAACGACAAATCCTTGATATGTTGGACCACCCATTCCTTCCCACATTGTATGCATCATTTCAG ACCAAGACACATATATGTCTTATTACCGACTACTACTCTGGTGGGGAACTTTTTATGCTCCTTGATAGGCAACCTATGAAGGTTCTAAAGGAAGATGCAGTCAG GTTCTATGCTGCAGAAGTGGTAACAGCACTTGAATACCTGCATTGCCAAG GTATAATCTACCGAGACTTAAAGCCGGAGAACATTTTACTTAATAGAGAGGGGCACATGTCCCTGACAGACTTTGATTTGTCATGCTTGACATCCTGTCAACCACAG GTGTTTCTTTCAGAAGAGAGCgataagaagaaaaggaggaagagcAGGGGTTCTCCCATATTCTTCGCTGAACCAATGCGAGCATCGAATTCGTTTGTTGGTACAGAGGAGTACATTGCACCT GAGATCATTACTGGAGCTGGTCATACAAGTGCTGTGGATTGGTGGGCGCTAG GGATCCTTCTGTACGAGATGCTGTATGGCTACACACCCTTCAGAGGGAAAACGAGGCAGAGAACCTTTGCGAACATTCTGCACAAGGACATGAGATTTCCAGCGAGTATAGAGGTGAGCCTGGCTGGGAGGCAGCTCATGTACCGGCTGCTGCACCGGGACCCTGCAAACAGGCTGGGGTCGTACGAGGGCGCCTCGGAGATCAAGCGGCACCCCTTCTTCCGCGGCATCAACTGGGCTCTCGTCCGGGCCGCCACGCCCCCCAAGCTCGCtcaggtggaggtggaggtggaggtggaggctcctctgcaactgcaagagacagctgctgctgatgctctCACTGATATGTTCTGA
- the LOC101781841 gene encoding enoyl-[acyl-carrier-protein] reductase, mitochondrial yields MAPPSRLLPATLQILRRRCASRFSTASSLVSPPSKAVLYDEHGAPDQVLRVADVPPVHLGDRDVCVRMLAAPINPSDINRIEGVYPIRPPLPGAVGGCEGVGQVHALGPAVTAPLSPGDWVIPSPSSFGTWQTYIVKNESVWHKVRSDVPMEYAATVTVNPLTALRMLRDFVQLNPGDAIVQNGATSIVGQCVIQLAKVHGIHTINIIRDRPGSEEAKGKLKQLGADEVFTESQLDMKNLKSLLGAFPEPALGFNCVGGNAASLVLKFLRQGGTMVTYGGMSKRPVTVPTSYFIFKDISMRGFWLQKWMNSDKAEDCRTMIDYLLGLVHEGKLKYEMESIPFSEFSLALEKALGKHGSQPKQVVRF; encoded by the exons atggcgccgccgtcccggTTGCTTCCGGCGACCTTGCAGattctccgccgccgctgcgcctcccgcttctccaccgcctcctcccttGTCTCCCCGCCGTCCAAGGCTGTGCTCTACGACGAGCACGGCGCCCCCGACCAGGTGCTCCGGGTGGCGGATGTGCCGCCCGTCCACCTCGGCGACCGCGACGTCTGTGTCCGGATGCTGGCCGCCCCCATCAACCCCTCCGACATCAACCGCATCGAGGGCGTCTACCCCATCAGGCCGCCGCTCCCAGGCGCCGTCGGGGGTTGCGAGGGGGTGGGGCAGGTCCACGCCCTCGGCCCCGCCGTCACCGCCCCGCTCTCCCCAGGCGATTGGGTCATTCCATCCCCGTCCTCATTCG GGACATGGCAGACGTACATCGTCAAGAACGAGAGCGTGTGGCACAAGGTCCGCAGCGACGTGCCCATGGAATACGCCGCCACCGTCACCGTCAACCCCTTGACCGCGCTCAGGATGCTCCGAGACTTTGTGCAACTCAATCCTG GTGATGCCATTGTCCAGAATGGCGCTACCAGCATTGTCGGCCAGTGCGTGATTCAGCTCGCCAAGGTACATGGAATTCACACCATCAACATTATAAGGGACAG GCCTGGCTCAGAGGAAGCAAAAGGTAAACTCAAACAACTTGGCGCAGATGAGGTGTTCACGGAATCTCAGCTAGACATGAAGAATCTCAAGAGCCTGCTG GGTGCTTTTCCAGAACCTGCATTAGGATTTAACTGTGTCGGAGGAAATGCTGCTTCTCTGGTACTCAAGTTTTTGAG GCAAGGAGGCACCATGGTGACATATGGCGGAATGTCCAAGCGACCTGTCACTGTTCCTACTTCATATTTCATTTTTAAG GATATTTCCATGCGAGGGTTCTGGCTACAGAAGTGGATGAACTCAGATAAGGCAGAGGATTGCAGAACAATGATAGACTACCTCTTGGGCCTAGTGCACGAAGGCAAACTCAAATACGA GATGGAGTCGATTCCATTCAGTGAATTCAGCTTGGCTctggagaaggccctgggcaaACATGGAAGCCAGCCAAAGCAAGTTGTGAGGTTCTGA